Proteins co-encoded in one Hemibagrus wyckioides isolate EC202008001 linkage group LG26, SWU_Hwy_1.0, whole genome shotgun sequence genomic window:
- the rcan1b gene encoding calcipressin-1 isoform X2, producing MRLYFAQSVHIGSPRLEPPKPDKQFLISPPASPPVGWEQSQDATPIINYDLLCAVSKLGPGEQYELHTGTTTTPSVIVHVCEDDSSGGEEETEGGTRPRPKIIQTRRPDYARAVKK from the exons ATGCGCCTTTATTTCGCCCAG TCTGTGCATATAGGCAGTCCTCGACTAGAGCCTCCAAAGCCAGACAAACAGTTCCTCATTTCTCCTCCAGCTTCTCCTCCAGTAGGTTGGGAGCAGTCTCAAGACGCTACACCCATCATTAATTATGACCTTCTGTGTGCTGTCTCCAAACTCGGTCCAG GCGAGCAGTATGAGTTACACACTGGAACCACCACCACACCTAGTGTcatagtgcatgtgtgtgaagaCGACAGCTCGGGTGGTGAAgaggagacagagggagggaccCGGCCCCGCCCCAAAATCATTCAGACTCGGCGCCCTGATTATGCTCGCGCTGTCAAGAAGTGA